A window from bacterium encodes these proteins:
- a CDS encoding aspartate 1-decarboxylase: MIRRMLQGKIHRATVTGADLHYEGSISIDTALMEGAGILPYEQVQIYNVTSGHRFATYAIEGERGSGVICVNGAAAHKASKGDIIIIASYVSMEDAEARKWKPNLVYVDGRNKRSGLAAA, encoded by the coding sequence ATGATCAGAAGAATGCTTCAGGGGAAGATACATCGCGCCACCGTCACCGGGGCGGACCTCCACTACGAGGGGTCGATCTCCATCGACACCGCCCTGATGGAAGGCGCCGGAATCCTCCCCTACGAGCAGGTGCAGATTTACAACGTGACCAGCGGCCACCGCTTCGCCACCTACGCCATCGAGGGCGAGCGCGGCAGCGGCGTCATCTGCGTCAATGGCGCGGCGGCCCACAAGGCCTCGAAGGGCGACATAATCATCATCGCCTCCTACGTCTCGATGGAAGACGCGGAGGCCCGGAAATGGAAGCCCAACCTCGTCTACGTAGACGGCCGGAACAAAAGAAGCGGCCTCGCGGCGGCATGA